Below is a genomic region from Rhododendron vialii isolate Sample 1 chromosome 5a, ASM3025357v1.
TGCCATGATGAATTAACAAGAGCTCTGTCCAGCCTACAACTATAATGCCCCACACCCACTTGCTTATTAGACCAAGTAAACCACAGGCCTTTTGAAGTAAGTTCCTCCATTTCAATATCCTCTATACAACTATTAAACTCCCCCGTAGCATTAGCATCAAAGTAACTAGAGTTAGACTTCTCATTCTGCCATCTAACTACATTGAAATCCCCCATAACAATCCAAGGTTGGTCACCAATGGAAGCAAACCCAGACCTTAGATCATCCCAAAGCTGCCTTCTAGGGCCTACTTGATTAAAACCATAAACAACATAGAGAGcaaaaaatctattttccacTTGAACAGAAAGTAACATCATTTGATCAGAGGAAGCTAACACACTGACCTTTGGACCCTAAGTATCCCACACCACAATTATCCTTGCAACATAACCTACCCCAATGTTGTGAACAAAAGCCCAACCATCAGGCAAACACTTCTTCATGGCACCTACCATATTTTCCTGTCTAATTTTCGATTCAACAATTCCCATCAAAGACAATCTATTGAAATGAATAAACTTCCTAACCTCACCTTGTTTAGTGGGATTGTTTAGACCCTTAACATTCCAGGAAGAGAACTTGATCATCGCTGCTTAGGTTTCCTCCCTCTCTTAGCTGCCCCAGGGTTCTTCCCTTTATTAAGCTTATGAATGTTCTCCATTTCCTTAGAAGTCAAAGCCTGGAATAAAGCATCAGGATCTGCCATACCCTCCCCAAGAACATCATGTAGAGTACCATCCTGAACCATCTCCATACCCTTGCTTGAACTAGGATCAAACCCATGAATAGCACCAACCAAGGAGTCCTGAAGAACTAAATCACCAGAACATAAATTCACCTCAGCAACCTCTACACCCATAACCCCTTCAGAAGTGTCAATAGTAGAGTCCCCCAACTGTAAAGCTTCAAATTGATTAGAACATGGAAGCTCCCTAACAGTTGAAGTTGGCATGATTACAGCAGGCTCAAAAACCGTCACTGGGTTTGGAACAGAGTCTCCCCCTCCTGGTTTCACAACCCACACTCTCCCTTTAGGAGCAGTCAGTCCCTTATCAGGGATGTCAACTACTTGCACAGGATGCTATAACACCTTTTGGCTGCACTCAAAATGGCTAAACACCTTACAAGAATTGCATTTTATAGACCGCCAAGGATATTTAATAGCAATGGATACCTTCTTCCCAGATGCAGTAAGAAGGTCCACTGAATGCGGTAGAGAAGCAGAGACATCAACTTCAACGCAAATTTTAGCATAGCTAATTCTCTTAGCAGTTTCAGTCAACTCATCTGCATAAAGGGGTTTACCAACAGAGCTAGCAATGTAGCTTAAGCCCTCAGCAGTCCAAAACTATAGAGGAACATCATAAAGCTGAATCCAGATAGGTAGCTTGCCAATCCCTCTTTCTGATACTCAATATCAGGATTGCCATATCTGAAGAACCATCAATCGACCACCAAAGTGCCATGGTCCTGATTCAACAATTTGTCGACAAGCACCTTCTGACCCAAATTGGAAGAAGTAGAAACCCTTGTCATTAGCAAGAACATCAACTAGACCATAATCAGCCCACTTCTTGAAAGCAACAGAACGAACAGCGAGGAAGGGGATCTTCTTATCCACAAAATGCCCAACCAAACAATCCTTCCATTTCACAGCCCCTTGTGCTTCCACAGCACTAGGTGGGGATACTGTAATCCTTTCCCCCTCCACCATAGGAGGAAAATACTGGAAATGCATTCTACTACTACTAACACCAGTAGGGGCAACTTTATCTTTCCAAGAAAGTCCCATCTCCATACCCCCAGGTAAAACAAAACCAGAACCATTCGTAGACTCAATCAATTTATTCTTTGAATCAAGTTCAGCCCTAAGTGCCCTAACCTCTGTATTCAGCTCCGTAATCTGGTTAATTGAAATAGCGTCATCCACTTGATTCGCAAGATGATCAGAGTTCGGAACAGAAACAGattccaaaaaatcaatcagATTAACACGACCCACAGAACTAGAAACTCCTTGATTATCAACACTAGTACCAGAACCATTAACCATAATAGGAATCGAACCACAATGTAGAGATTTATTTGAAAGCATCGAAACCGATTTATGAGGATAACCTAACTTCGAAGCAGAGGTAGAAGAAGACAGCCCTGACGGTGGAAAAAGAGCATCGAAATTCTTACCAGAAGAAGCCATCGGGATGGAGGAGTTCGAGATGTGAAGGATGATTCAACAGAAATCAGCTAGAGAACCCTAACGAGCCTTGTCCCCCAAATCGCCCCATAATTTCTCCCAATACCACCCTATAATGTTGCcctcttgatttgaatttttcttgtaggcTTAGATATTAGTGAAAATTCATACAACAATAACCAACCACCTATGAAGCACAGGTACGCCGGAAAAAGTCGCCGTAGGCGTACAGGGTACCGGTACACCTACGGTACGGCCCATTACCCCATTACAATAAACACGTACCGGGTACGATGCAGTATTTGGGGACAGCGTTGGGAAACAATGGGGACGACATCGGGTACGGGCAAATAAATGTTCTGTTCACGTGTTTACCTGAATCGATGGGTCTGCGAAGATGGTGACTAGATAGTCGATGATAGATGGAGATGCTGAATCAAGGCTTGAAGGTTCGATCGAGAGACAAATCACCTGTCTTCTTCAGATcttagtttctctctctccccccctacAAATCACCGTTCCTACTCGTGAGTATGTGTATCGACGATACAGAACTGCAACTAGGGTTTTACTTCATTGTGTTCGTCAACGAGTAAACAAACAGGGATTTGAACAatacatgtagagagagagagagagagagacggtggcGCGGCTTGAATAtcgcggagagagagagagtttgaatGGCCTGTTGGCGCTCCTCACTGCTCGCTCAACTTTAACTGAGCTTCTTGTACCGTTGCAACGGCACGTGTAGGGTTTGGTTCAAAATCCTAGgccacaacaaaataaagagaaggaagataaaaaaaaaaaaacaaaggaaactaattttcgcgctccactttttgaacatcgcggagagagagagagagtttgaatGGCCTGTTGGCGCTCCTCACTGCTCGCTCAACTTTAACTGAGCTTCTTGTACCGTTGCAACGGCACGTGTAGGGTTTGGTTCAAAATCCTTGgccacaacaaaataaagagaaggaagatataaaaaaaaaaacaaaggaaactgattttcgcgctccactttttactactaacttcatgaacaaagtggagcgccatcaataaaaagtaaagtgcgaatatcaatttccaaaaggaaaacaaaagaaataaaagatcaTACAAGATATTAACGAATGTCATTCACAAACTTTTTTAACTCTAAGTCCTCGTTTGATTCGCGGAATAACGATATCTAATCCTAAGTAATCAGATGGTCAAGCCTCCAACTCTCTCAATACGTGTTAACTATATCTAAGTCCTCATTAGTGTAAAAGCAATGCAACATCAATGGATGGATGTCACTCGTGCAAGCACACATATGTCAtgcaaaaaaatgcaaagattttgaacccatgagactttTAGTCTCTCCACGGATGCTCTGATACTAAGTTGTCacgttttttattttcaacatATTAATGATAGGAATTCTAAATGAAATACCCATGGAACTATACATAATTATCCCCAAAAGATTCCTCCATGATCTTTCAAAAGGTACAATAGTATTTCAAAGATTACAATAAAGGCACTTCGGCCCAAATACCCACATTGATAGTGAGATAAATAATTTAAAGTTACAATTAcatctttaaaaaatatattctatACAAGAGGTTAAAGTAACTTTTTAATGTCAACAGTATGACCAAACATGCACATCAAGCACGCGATATCAATGCGCTTGATTTGCACGTATAAATAATGAAAGAGTGAGCTACACTAACTCAGCAGATAATTTTTGTCCAATTTATATGCTAATGCAATGATCAATGCACTAAGGGGacttatcaacaaaaaaaacttctctAGTATATATGGAGTTGTATCTGGGAGTGAAAGTATGCCATAGTGAAGTAGTGTAAGCAAATGTCAAGTTCTCAATCATCTACAGAGTgtcattcattttattttcgACGGGTCATGTATTTCAAGTACATTTTCCAGGTATTTGGAACTTGTGCGTCCCCTACTGGCATCACACCGAGTGGCAAATCAGTTCATTCCTTGGTATTTGGGACCAATGCATTCCTTGCCAAACGTCACATTGATTGATGGACCGAGTTCATGTTCGTTATGCCATTCTATTATTcatatttcaattttcagtCAACAACTAACCATTTCATCAAGTGTGCTTTTCAACAACTCTGTATCTTCCATATTAACATGTCACAATATTTCGCATAACTAGCTAAACACATAAATAAAGCATTGGCACAGttcatattaaaaaaagaaaccgTGAATTCTAAACGACGAAAGCCAAAGGTATTGAGCTATTTTGGCATGATTGATGATTTCAAAGAGTTCCAAAAATTGAACGATTTCGTTTATCGAAGTAGACCCGAAAACAACACACAAATAGGCCAACCACGCCATCCAATCAAAGGGGCCAGAGATGAGCTATTTCCTCGACGGTGGACCTTACACCCACCAGTGGCTGCTGTCCCcgttcaaagtttttttttttttggtaaaaaaaaaaaaaaacacttaagaGAATTTCAAATCCGCTAGATTGACTAGCTTCAAAAAGAAACTTGTGTAAGTTAGTCCAACatacttttactttttcttcttcctttttgattGCCAAAAAAATGATCTTGGAGATTGTGTAATGCTTACTCTCAAACTTTTTGTTCCCTCTCTCGCTACCAGTTGATCCTCAGATGCTCATCTTGAATCAAAATTATGTATTTGAGAGTTCTTTCACAAAGACTTGCCATGGTAAGGTGGGTCAGTTCGTGATGTTCACATCGATCACAGCAAAACTTTCTGTTGTTCGAAAGCTTGTGACCCACCACTTAATGTTGTTCGAAATCAAATATCAAAACTTTTGGCACCTCTCATTCCAAAGTAAAATTAAGGGAACCAATAATGCCACGAAGCATTTTTTTACTGCCACGACCATTAAATGCTGTCCTTGACAAATGGACTTCCTTGTCCTTTTCTCTCAAAAGTAGTCAGAGCCTTAATTTAACATTTCCAAATTGCCCTTTCCTAATTCTAAAAATGCCTGCCATTCTTCTAGCTATACAAAACGTCAAAAGTGAAAGACCCCAAAGTCTTTTGACAATGACAGCTAAGCAAATCCAACCCTACATAAAAACTCGGCCTTTTccgtgtttcaatttttttcttttatattgtttcccacttttttttctttgattggtATTGCCCCCACCCCTAATAAACGAACACAAGATCAAAGGAGTCTCAATTTTAACTTTTCTGTTCAATTAAAAGAGAACAAACATATCACAATAGGAAAAATTTCATGAAAAACATCTCACAATAGGAAGGCtatttttttcaccaaaaacaaCTAGTGTAATCATTCATTCCAAATTCAGACTAAAATTCTGAAAACAAACCTCAAAAAACATTGCCCAACAAAGTATCAATTACTAGTACTTTTAAGCtcaagaaaaacagaaaatatcATCTCTCTTGAAAATATAATCCTAAGcacaatcccaaaaaaaaaacattgcccAATGAAATACCAAATTCCAGTGCTTTTaagctcaacaaaacaaaaatatctcTCTCCTGGAAATAATGGAAGCCCATTTCAAAGACACATTCTTCAATTGAGCACTTCGTTTGTCTTCAAACCACAAAATTCATTACCTGCAATAACAAAATTCAATTTAGTTGACTGATTTTAAAGAAATAGTACAACAAAAAagtgtataaaaaaaaaaaacttaacctCAAGTCatcaatccaacaaaaagtAGTCGAGGGAAGTAGGAAGTGAATTTCTGCCGAGCACATCCACATTACTCTCGTTGTCTTCAAGAGTAACTATTTGATCAGAATTCATGATATTTGCCTCACTTTTTCCCTTGCATGTTCAACTATTATGACCAACACATTTACAAATGCTACACTTTCTTGTTGCCTCCACAATCTCAAATTGTGAAGCGTTCCGCCTTGTAGAGGTAGTACCTTTCTTGGACTCCGATGGACGCCCTTTATGAGGTAGAATATTTGGCTCAAGAACCAATGGAACAGATGGATTTATAAGTTGAGAAATTTGTTGCTGAACACATTCCTTTTGACTTTGAGGCCACTCTTGATATTTATCTTCTAAAACATGAACCAGCCTCTTGAATTCCCCTGCATTAGTTTCTCTAACATCAGGAACAACCAAATATCTTTTATCAATCCTCCACTGTGTGTGTATTTCATCAAGGGGTATTACCTTACCTTTCCAACAAATCATCTTATGCGCACAAGGAAGACCCATACTTGCCATGAAATGTCCTGTACATGTTGAACGCATTGTCCCATACTTGACCATTTCATATTGTTTAAGTAGTTCACCCAAAGCAAATGACGACACATTAATGATAAGttccttaaaaaaatagatATCGCATTTGTGGGGTATTCGAATCCTTTCACTTGAGAGTTGCGCCTTTATCTCATTAAACTCATTGTCAATTGCAAGGCATATCTTGATCTTTACTTGATGGAGATCACCGGTTGAAACTTGCAAATATTGTTTCAATTTTGCATGTGCACCTTCTGCTCTTGAAGAAACACGATTTCCAAAATGAGAACAATTTTCAGTCCATGCATGCACAAATCGCTCCTTGAATGGAAGCCATGTCTTTCTAATGTAACACAAcactttttccttctccttgtaCAATAGCTCAAATAATTTCCAAGCTTCGTTGAATGCTTGTTCATCTTGAGAGCTTATCACTTGATTCCAAGTAGTCAAAAATGTGGTCCAGTTGTCTTGAGTTTCAAAGTAAGACTTGcaatttgccaaaatatttttctcaatgtGCCACACACACAAGAGATGTACAGTTGATGGAAAAACCACTTGTATTGCATTCATCAAGACCAATTCCCTATCCGACACAATCACAGAAGGATGGCATGTAGGACCCAATATCTTGCTGAAATTTTGCAAAGCCCAAATATAGTCTCCTTCTCCCTCCTTTGCCAAAAAGGCGAAACAAGAATAGAATGAACTATTAAAACTTGAAACTCCAATTATGTCAAGTAGTGGCATCTTGTACTTATTTGTCTTGTAAGTGCAATCCATCACAAAAACATTTGAATAGCTTTTGGTCATTGTGATTGAAGAAGGGTGTGCAAAAAAAAGATGCGTCAAATGCCCATTTTGGTCGTATGCaacatcaaaaataaaatcaccttGACAAAACTCTTCAAACAATGTCTGGATCACACTTCGCCCTGCTAAGTGTTCCTTTCGAAGTTTCACCTTCGTGTTGTAGATTGTTCTTGATATTGCTTGAAGCTTTGGATTCCTTTGTCTCAGTGAAGAAAGAATTTGGCGCGGTGGCACTCCCAATTTAGTCAGATCTTCAATGGTTGTAATCTCTTCTTGTGACAAATGACGGCAAGAGGGATGTCCAGGCATGTCACTTGAGGGTTCATGATTGTGTGagctatttttttcttcaacctCCCAAATCCATCCTCTCGTCTCTTACAACGAATTTCAAAAGGACAACTTATGAGACGAGTTGCAGTTTTTCTTTGTCGATGCTCTATGGGAACCTTCCATTTATTTCGATAACAACCACCCCTATCACACCCAATGGTCAAATATTTAtccattttggaatttttgataGATATTGCATATCCTTGCATTGAGAAAAACTCTCGAAAAGTATCAAGTAGTTCATCACGAGACTGAAATTTCCAACCAAACTGTCCAACCAAATTGATTCCTTGTTGATCAATTTGATCACAGGAATTTCCACCAAAACTTTCAATACATTGGTCAACATCCATGATTATTCACAAAATCGACCtacaatgttttaaaaaaagactATGGTATCTTATGatgacaaagaaaattgaagtaCATGCATAAAGACGCACAAAAAATAAAGCCATAAATATGcataagaaagggaaaaaagtctCATAATGGACAAGTTTAGTACAGACCCAAAAAATTGGTACCCTATTCCCTTCGTATTCTGCCGCCCCTGGGGCAAGCTACCAGAGAATGTACCACACCATCCCAAGTTCAGTACAGAATATGAATGGGCCactaataaaagaaataaataagtttctgcacacaaaaaaagaaagaaaaagagagtacTCCCGTAGAAAGTACTGCATACCTTGAATATGATAAGGGCTCCTGTCAATTTTGTACTCCTAAAACCCTAGCCATGGAGATGTCAAAtcaaagagaaagaaacaaaacgTAGAATAGGAATGGCAAAAGCCTGTTGAAAGGGGATACGTAACAATTAGTATTTaggaaagaaaatcaataaaaggGCAATTTGGGAATGTTAAATTAAGACTCTGACTACTTTTGAGAGCAAAGGACAAGGAAGTCCATTTGTCAAGGACAGCATTTAATGGTCGTGGCAGTAAAAAAATGCTTCGTGGCATTATCGGCTCCCAAAATTAATTGTTAATTCGTTGAGTGAATTTCCATTCGTCGGAAACCATCCAGTGTGCCAGGTGGGTTGTAATTGTGGGTTGGACACCTTCCCCTCGTGAAAAATAGGGGGAAAATGACCGAACCAATTTCATCCCTAGTTTACACCATGCAATCCTATCGCATCTAAATACAAATACAAAGAGAAACCATCAAATAGGGTTGCTCGAATCTCTTTGCGACGATTGCGACTCTAAAGCATAATAGAGAAAATACAAATAACATCGGTGGTCTGTTTCATAACATAAATTCCGATACAGATTGAAAAGATCTTAACGATCATAAGTTGCATACGAAAGAATGAAAAGTACAAGAAATATGGCAACAAAAATGTAAATAGTATCTGAAATTTGCACCTGGAAAACAAAACTGAAGCAAACTACCATAAGAATACATCACATCCTCTTATTATGAATTCAAAGGGGCACGAAAGAGGAGAGTTATTTGAAAAATCACAAAACTGAAAATTGGATAAACTACATTTTCACCCCCTTTAAATGTGGTGAGGGATAAGAAATAGAACCACCAGTATCTCGGAAAGTAGTTATGATTATAGGTTTAAGCTTTTCAAGGTTGAAGTAAGCGAAGAAAGCTTGGCGGGAGCTATCCGCTTGTAGTCTTTTTCCAATGCTGTTGCTGCTAGAGACTGCAACTCTGAGCCGTCTTTGTCCTCCTTGTTACGACCTTTCGTCAGTTGCCCAATTGCATGTGTACACTAAATAACAGCAATAAGACATTgccaataaaacaaaataaaaacattaatAAGACATTCTTTCAATCATATAACTTCTTAAACACAAATCAAATACAAGAAAGAAACATGAGAATTATAGATAAAAATGTTCGAAGGTCAGGGATGAGAATTCTAAATCAACAGAACAATCCATCCAAGAGGTATATCAGATACTTTCCCAGTCCAAGCCAAGTgtgacacagagagagagagagagagagagagagagagagagagagctcaccAAGCAAATACCAAAAAGTGCCCTGGTATTCTTGCCACCAGTCAAGTCTGTTGCAGATGCATAATATTTCTTAGCTGACTGAAGGTTTTCAAGTCCGCCAAGTGTGTAAAGCACCTATTTTAGCtcaaagcaaataaaaaaatagtcaaTATGTAAAAGTAATGGACAACTATAACAATAAGAAGGAATGATTCTTAAATTGTGATTTTATTACTCAATCAAACTGAAACACGATTTCCTTCAGGTTAATTTGAAATAGTATGactattagattgttaaccaccaactaatccaaaagcttaagcggttagagagaggggcaactttattatttataccttcaacacaCCCCCTTGCGTGTAGCCAGGCTCTCTATAAGCGggctaaacacgtgtaaatattttaacattaggTAAGTGATGAGGTTCGAACATAGGATCTATTGCCTGCTCtaataccatattagattgttaaccaccaactcatctaaaaactTAAGCTATTAAagagaggggcaactttattatttatacgttcaacaatgaaaaatgaaattaacgGCACAGCCTGGAGAGCTTTTGAAATCTCCTTAACGCAATGCACAGAGCTCTAAGAAAATGTAGCAAAAAGTCCAACAGGGAAGCTGTGTGATGTTCTTACTCTAAAGCTTTGTCATATTCTTACACCACATGTTCAAGATTGACTAGCTAAAAGAGAAGGTAGTGTGTGGTGTTCTTCCTCTTAAGCTTTGTCATGGGACCGTGATGTGGGAAAACAAATTACACCCCTACTTGTGCCATTAATTCACGTACAGTCAAGTTGAGGACTAATTCTGTGCTAATCCAGCATACTACTTCCTATGGTATTCTTCGTTGTGCTACTTATggagcgaagtcccacatcgccggggtaccaaagtaatatgaattATATAAACGTAAGGGCAcgctcacttcaatagctagcttttgagGTTGAGTTCTACCAAAGATCGTTTAACACTCCAAACTTACCGGAGTTGAGGTCTTTTCAGCAGAGGGAATCAATAGCTCATCGCTTGACTGACGAGAGCTTAGTTATTCACTTTGGAAGCCTCGAGTGAAGCCAAAGGACCCAATACAGATGAAGAATACCTTTTGGTCCAACAAATGTGATTGTTAATTTATCTACTGTTAGGAGTTCATTTTAGAATTCAGCAAGTTTACTTTCACTAGAGTTCGTAGACTATAACGAAGAAGTTCAGCAGTGTAATCATTAGACTTCGATTAACAAAATCTGACTGTTTGGAAAATTGGGGTTGTGGCCCTCCACGTGTTTTCTTCTTCGATTATGTTCTCCAAGCTAAGTTAATTCAAGCTTGCTATGAAACATTAAGGTGCTTcaaaatatgttcaagcttggcttgtttatccAGCGAGCTGAACTCAAACAAGCTTTAATCAAGCCGAAAGAGGTTTTATTGAGCAAACAGGAACGGAGTAGCTTCATTCATTTATCATCTTGTTAGCATCTAACATCATGAGCCATGACCACTACCAACCCACCGAACCATCTCCACTAACTAGCAACACAATTGTATCACAAAACCTTCATTCCAACTAAAACTCTACAAATGACTTTTCTGTTTTGGGGATCGAATTTCGGACCCTTCAAATCACACTATCCTCCATTACAAATCTCAAGCTCCATAACCTCTCAACAGAGATCCGATGCAATATAGTTGAATGCGCAGATTAATACCAATACATATCCATATGTACATCAATAACTGTTGTTCGTGGGGTGGCTATCAACTTGTCATTCAGGCTGAAATTGAAGAGATTGGGCGCTGGATATGTGTGAAAGTAGTTGACTGGAGTTTGATTGTGGTGTCACAGTGGCATGCTTATCATGAATTTGTAAAGAACAAAATGCAAAGACAGCTGCTGAAAAAAGAAGCTGTGAAAGTTGTTATATAGAAGTTAATGGTGGATCAAGGTGCATTCAGTAGTGGTTTATAGAATGGAGTGGAGCAAAGTGGGTCAATTGGGTGGAGGACTAGGGGAATGCTCGTAGGGACAGGAAGAGGGGCAATAAAAAGTAGGGGGAGCAAGAGGAAGCGGACGGGTGAATGGGTCTTAATGGGGAAAGGGGGATAGGAAGATGTTGGCACAAGGGTTGGTGGGGTGGCTGTTGGTTGAGCTGCAAGAGGAAAAGGATGGGTGGGTGGGTCTTTCTGCGGGATAGCTCAATTAAGCAGTTCAGTTGATGAATGGTCTTTGGCGTGGAGATTGGTGGCGAGGTGGCTGCAGCGGGCTGTTAAAAGGCAGTGGTAGGTCTGTTAGGAAACGGGAGAGAGGGAAATGATGAAGGGCAAAGTCATGGAATCCAGGCACCCTAGGGCAAGGCTGCAAGCGTATTAGTAGTCATGGAATGATTGGAAATTGGAATAGATTATTAGCTACGAGGAGACACTGTAGAAAGTAACCTTAAACTAGCAGTATTCCCCATGCAATATAGCACATACTTATGTCCATAAATATTGTTTTCAAGCAAAACACATCAGTTCAACAAATGCAGGGAAAAACAAACAATATCACACTCCCAGGATCAAACACAACTTACATCCGCATAGGCTAGGTGGTACAGTGGATTCGTAGGTTGAGATAAGATTAGCTCCTCAAAGCAGAAAGCAGCTTGCTTGTACCTAATTAAACCCCATGAGAAAGGAAGCGAAAGAATTACAGCTTGATGTATGAAAATATAGATGTATAAGAAAACAAGCAAGATAAACAAACTTAATAT
It encodes:
- the LOC131327818 gene encoding protein FAR1-RELATED SEQUENCE 5-like, with translation MPGHPSCRHLSQEEITTIEDLTKLGVPPRQILSSLRQRNPKLQAISRTIYNTKVKLRKEHLAGRSVIQTLFEEFCQGDFIFDVAYDQNGHLTHLFFAHPSSITMTKSYSNVFVMDCTYKTNKYKMPLLDIIGVSSFNSSFYSCFAFLAKEGEGDYIWALQNFSKILGPTCHPSVIVSDRELVLMNAIQVVFPSTVHLLCVWHIEKNILANCKSYFETQDNWTTFLTTWNQVISSQDEQAFNEAWKLFELLYKEKEKVLCYIRKTWLPFKERFVHAWTENCSHFGNRVSSRAEGAHAKLKQYLQVSTGDLHQVKIKICLAIDNEFNEIKAQLSSERIRIPHKCDIYFFKELIINVSSFALGELLKQYEMVKYGTMRSTCTGHFMASMGLPCAHKMICWKGKVIPLDEIHTQWRIDKRYLVVPDVRETNAGEFKRLVHVLEDKYQEWPQSQKECVQQQISQLINPSVPLVLEPNILPHKGRPSESKKGTTSTRRNASQFEIVEATRKCSICKCVGHNS